From Vibrio aerogenes, a single genomic window includes:
- a CDS encoding chromosome partitioning protein ParA: MVSIQGLPPPGISGTGKSSKTSKAGKKQGAGKPKSAVDSARQPTPVAHAVSHSLEAIKNAESYQNNLQYDLPEGRARKALEEYFDVMNQTRREELAQMMGVDIYI, encoded by the coding sequence ATGGTTTCGATTCAGGGATTACCGCCACCGGGTATTTCGGGGACAGGAAAATCATCGAAAACATCGAAGGCGGGCAAGAAGCAGGGTGCCGGAAAACCAAAGTCTGCGGTTGATAGTGCCCGCCAACCGACACCGGTTGCCCACGCTGTTTCTCATTCTTTAGAAGCAATTAAAAATGCAGAAAGTTATCAGAATAATCTGCAGTATGACTTGCCGGAAGGCCGTGCCAGAAAAGCACTGGAAGAATATTTTGATGTCATGAATCAGACCCGCCGGGAAGAACTGGCACAGATGATGGGTGTGGATATTTACATCTGA
- the tsaB gene encoding tRNA (adenosine(37)-N6)-threonylcarbamoyltransferase complex dimerization subunit type 1 TsaB, with protein MSVKILAIDTSTEHCSVALVVHSQWFVRREVSPRGHAQKILPMVDEVLKESGMTLNELDALAFGRGPGSFTGVRIGVGITQGLAFGAALPVIPVSTLEAMAQGAYRQAGATLVAAAIDARMSEVYWGRYRRQEDGGWQALESECVIAPEILVSQMNSEPESWYGAGTGWQAYQGELSGLPFRVDPGDVLYPDAEDIAFLATLAWQRGETVKAEEASPVYLRDQVAWKKLPGRT; from the coding sequence ATGAGCGTAAAAATTCTTGCGATTGATACGTCAACAGAACATTGTTCTGTGGCGCTGGTGGTTCATAGCCAATGGTTTGTTCGCCGGGAAGTGTCACCCAGAGGGCATGCACAAAAGATCTTACCGATGGTTGATGAAGTGCTGAAAGAGTCAGGCATGACACTGAACGAACTTGACGCACTGGCATTCGGCCGCGGACCGGGTAGTTTTACCGGTGTCCGGATTGGTGTCGGGATTACACAGGGGCTGGCGTTTGGGGCGGCTTTGCCTGTGATTCCGGTTTCAACGCTCGAAGCAATGGCACAGGGTGCATACCGGCAGGCCGGGGCGACACTGGTTGCAGCCGCAATTGATGCCCGGATGAGTGAAGTTTACTGGGGGCGTTATCGCCGTCAGGAAGATGGTGGCTGGCAGGCACTTGAATCCGAGTGTGTGATTGCGCCAGAAATCCTGGTCTCACAGATGAATTCAGAGCCGGAATCATGGTATGGTGCCGGAACCGGCTGGCAGGCATATCAGGGTGAGTTGTCCGGTCTGCCGTTCAGGGTTGATCCCGGTGACGTGCTTTATCCTGATGCAGAAGATATTGCTTTTCTGGCCACACTGGCATGGCAACGGGGCGAAACGGTGAAAGCAGAGGAAGCCAGTCCGGTTTATCTGCGGGATCAGGTGGCCTGGAAAAAACTGCCGGGTCGCACATAA
- the purU gene encoding formyltetrahydrofolate deformylase — translation MERKTLLTHCVDEPGLIAKITNICYKYQLNIIHNNEFVDNTCGHFFMRTELEGNFNDETLRDDLNHALPEGAQYKLVDSSRKRIVIMVTKEAHCLGDILMKSFDGALDVEIAAVIGNYDRLQGLTERFDIPYHCISHEGLEREAHEQQMTEVIDQYQPDYIVLAKYMRVLTPSFVEKYHHRIINIHHSFLPAFIGAKPYLQAYQRGVKIIGATAHFVTNDLDEGPIIKQDVIPVDHTFSAEDMAQAGRDVEKNVLSKALNKVLNDHVFVHGNKTVIL, via the coding sequence ATGGAAAGAAAAACACTCCTCACCCACTGTGTGGATGAGCCCGGATTAATCGCCAAGATAACCAATATCTGTTACAAGTATCAGCTGAATATTATTCATAATAATGAATTTGTTGATAACACCTGCGGCCACTTCTTCATGCGTACCGAACTGGAAGGCAATTTTAATGATGAAACACTGCGCGATGATCTCAACCATGCACTGCCGGAAGGCGCTCAGTACAAGTTAGTGGATTCTTCCCGCAAACGCATTGTGATCATGGTGACCAAAGAAGCACACTGTTTGGGTGATATTCTGATGAAAAGCTTTGATGGTGCGCTGGATGTGGAAATTGCTGCGGTCATTGGCAATTATGATCGGTTGCAAGGCCTGACAGAACGATTTGATATTCCTTATCATTGTATCTCTCATGAAGGGCTGGAACGTGAAGCACACGAACAGCAAATGACAGAAGTCATCGATCAGTATCAGCCTGACTATATTGTACTGGCAAAATACATGCGGGTCCTGACGCCCTCATTTGTTGAAAAATATCACCACCGGATTATCAATATCCACCACAGTTTCCTGCCGGCATTTATCGGTGCTAAACCCTATCTTCAGGCTTATCAGCGTGGGGTGAAAATTATTGGTGCAACAGCTCATTTTGTCACCAACGATTTAGATGAAGGGCCAATCATTAAACAGGATGTGATTCCGGTTGATCACACTTTTAGTGCTGAAGATATGGCTCAGGCCGGACGGGATGTTGAAAAAAATGTTCTCAGCAAAGCACTGAACAAAGTGCTGAATGACCATGTTTTTGTTCACGGCAACAAAACCGTCATTCTGTAA
- the sppA gene encoding signal peptide peptidase SppA codes for MKAIFKFIGTLFKWIWKCITFIRVTLMNLVFLILLLVIYGAYLQSVDETEVSAPRQPSALVLNLSGPIVEKASYLKPIDSISHSVLGESLPKENVLFDIVDTIRHAKDDKQITGLVLSLQEMSATNLTKLRYIAKAINEFKSSGKMVFAVGDIYTQSQYYLASYADKIYMSPDGLVMLKGYSAYGMYYKTLLDKLDINTHIFRVGTYKSAVEPFIRNDMSEAARRANYRWVNQLWDGYLKDVATNRRISKDDLNLSMDEFLSRLKYVKGDVARLSRQMGLVDELLSRKAIRDKLAQIFGSDGKDGYMSVDYYDYQASLPQKVTYKNNQIAVVVASGTIMDGKQSQRNVIGSENITALLREARMDDQVKAVVLRVDSPGGSAFASEVIRNEIDALKEAGKPVVVSMSSLAASGGYWISSSADKIIAQPTTLTGSIGIFSVITTFEKSLDRIGVSTDGVGTTPFSGQGVVTGFSDGAKKALQMTIEHGYHRFISLVADHRHMTLPEADKIAQGRVWTGKDALDNGLVDQLGDFDDAVRAAAELAKLKPHQYQLDWMEEPLSPMEKILMDVVSETRASLGLNIESLVPESLRPVTQQMISDSSFLNALNDPRGQYAFCLNCQVK; via the coding sequence ATGAAAGCAATATTTAAATTTATCGGAACTCTCTTTAAGTGGATTTGGAAGTGTATCACTTTCATCCGTGTCACTCTCATGAACCTGGTGTTCTTAATTCTTCTGCTGGTCATTTATGGCGCCTATTTACAGTCAGTTGATGAAACGGAAGTTTCTGCGCCACGCCAGCCTTCTGCACTGGTCCTGAATTTATCCGGTCCGATTGTTGAAAAGGCCTCTTATCTCAAACCGATCGATTCCATCAGTCACTCTGTACTCGGTGAATCCTTACCAAAAGAAAACGTGCTGTTTGATATTGTCGATACCATTCGTCATGCCAAAGATGACAAGCAAATCACCGGTCTGGTACTGTCTTTACAGGAAATGTCTGCCACGAATCTGACCAAGCTGCGCTACATTGCCAAAGCAATTAATGAATTTAAGAGCAGCGGTAAAATGGTATTCGCGGTCGGTGATATTTATACACAAAGTCAATATTATCTTGCCAGTTACGCCGACAAAATCTATATGTCCCCGGACGGTCTGGTGATGCTGAAAGGTTACAGTGCTTATGGGATGTACTACAAAACCCTGCTGGATAAACTTGATATCAACACACATATTTTCCGGGTCGGGACGTATAAATCCGCCGTTGAACCCTTTATCCGTAATGACATGTCTGAAGCTGCACGCCGGGCCAATTACCGCTGGGTCAACCAGTTGTGGGACGGCTACCTGAAGGATGTGGCAACCAACAGACGTATCTCCAAAGATGATCTGAATCTTTCAATGGACGAATTCCTCAGCCGTCTGAAGTATGTGAAAGGCGATGTTGCACGTTTATCCCGGCAAATGGGACTGGTTGATGAGCTGTTATCCCGCAAAGCCATCCGGGATAAACTGGCACAGATATTTGGCAGTGACGGAAAAGACGGTTATATGTCGGTTGACTACTATGATTATCAGGCCTCACTGCCGCAGAAAGTAACCTATAAAAATAATCAGATTGCGGTTGTCGTTGCCTCCGGCACCATTATGGATGGCAAACAATCTCAACGAAATGTGATCGGCTCTGAAAACATCACCGCACTATTGCGGGAAGCGCGTATGGATGATCAGGTGAAAGCCGTCGTGCTTCGGGTGGACAGCCCCGGAGGCAGCGCATTTGCTTCCGAAGTCATCCGCAATGAAATCGACGCCCTGAAAGAAGCCGGGAAACCCGTGGTGGTTTCAATGTCCAGCCTGGCGGCCTCCGGGGGATACTGGATTTCGTCCAGCGCAGACAAAATTATCGCCCAGCCAACAACCCTTACCGGTTCTATTGGTATCTTCAGTGTCATCACCACATTCGAGAAAAGTCTCGATCGTATCGGGGTTTCTACCGATGGTGTCGGTACAACGCCCTTCTCTGGTCAGGGCGTCGTAACCGGTTTTTCTGACGGGGCGAAAAAAGCGCTGCAAATGACGATTGAACACGGTTATCACCGCTTTATTTCTCTGGTCGCAGACCACAGGCATATGACGCTTCCTGAAGCCGATAAAATTGCGCAGGGCCGGGTATGGACCGGAAAAGATGCACTGGACAATGGTTTGGTTGATCAATTAGGTGATTTTGATGACGCCGTCCGCGCGGCCGCAGAACTGGCGAAACTCAAACCACATCAGTATCAGCTTGACTGGATGGAAGAACCCCTTTCACCGATGGAAAAAATACTGATGGATGTGGTTTCTGAAACCCGCGCCTCTCTGGGACTGAATATTGAATCGCTGGTACCAGAGTCGCTCAGACCTGTCACCCAACAAATGATCAGTGATTCCTCATTCCTGAATGCGCTGAATGATCCACGGGGCCAATATGCTTTCTGTCTGAATTGTCAGGTGAAATAA
- the ansA gene encoding asparaginase, producing MEKKHIYIAYTGGTIGMQKSSHGYIPVAGFMEKQLAAMPEFHRPEMPEYTIHEYTPLIDSSDMTPEDWQTIADDIRENYDQYDGFVILHGTDTMAYTASALSFMLENLGKPVIVTGSQIPLAELRSDGQANLLNALHIAANYPINEVTLFFNNQLMRGNRSTKSHADGFNAFTSPNLPPLLEAGINIKVSSDVVLNQQPEGEFRVTNITPQPVGVITMYPGISHEVIRNTLLQPVNAMILLTFGVGNAPQNKPLLEQLKDASDRGVIVVNLTQCLAGKVNMSGYATGCALADAGVISGFDMTPEAALAKLHYLLSQGLTYQEVKAEMQKVLRGEMTL from the coding sequence ATGGAAAAAAAACATATCTACATCGCCTACACCGGTGGCACCATCGGTATGCAGAAGTCATCTCACGGCTATATTCCTGTGGCAGGTTTCATGGAAAAACAGCTGGCGGCCATGCCGGAATTCCATCGTCCTGAAATGCCTGAATATACAATTCATGAATATACGCCTCTGATTGATTCATCAGATATGACCCCGGAAGACTGGCAAACAATTGCAGATGATATCCGGGAAAATTATGACCAATATGATGGTTTTGTCATTCTCCATGGGACAGACACAATGGCCTATACCGCATCAGCGTTGTCTTTTATGCTGGAGAATCTGGGTAAGCCTGTGATTGTGACCGGCTCGCAAATCCCGCTGGCTGAACTTCGTTCAGACGGTCAGGCAAATCTGCTGAATGCACTGCATATTGCAGCAAATTACCCGATCAATGAAGTGACCCTGTTCTTCAATAATCAGCTGATGCGGGGAAATCGCAGTACCAAATCTCATGCAGATGGTTTTAACGCATTCACTTCGCCGAATCTGCCGCCATTGCTTGAAGCGGGTATCAACATCAAGGTCAGCAGCGATGTTGTACTCAATCAGCAACCCGAAGGCGAATTTCGTGTCACGAATATCACGCCCCAGCCTGTCGGTGTGATCACTATGTATCCGGGCATCTCTCATGAAGTGATTCGCAATACTCTGCTTCAGCCAGTCAATGCCATGATTCTGCTCACTTTCGGGGTCGGTAACGCACCTCAAAACAAACCACTGCTCGAGCAACTCAAAGATGCATCAGACAGAGGTGTGATTGTGGTCAATCTGACGCAATGTCTGGCCGGAAAAGTTAACATGAGTGGCTATGCCACTGGCTGTGCACTCGCTGATGCCGGTGTCATCAGCGGGTTCGATATGACCCCGGAAGCGGCACTGGCTAAACTTCATTATCTGCTGAGTCAGGGGCTGACTTATCAGGAAGTGAAAGCTGAAATGCAAAAAGTATTGCGGGGAGAAATGACCCTGTAA
- a CDS encoding YeaC family protein: MNAQQLTEIITPEAYQRLLYAVETGKWPEGTTLSQEQRDACIQAVMLFQSKHNTEPEHMTIAAGGEVCLKPKSELRQQFKLKDEHEILRVKTSDSMPDSDE, translated from the coding sequence ATGAATGCTCAACAATTAACAGAAATTATTACACCCGAAGCATACCAGCGTTTGCTTTATGCAGTCGAAACCGGCAAATGGCCTGAAGGTACAACACTTTCTCAGGAACAGCGCGATGCCTGTATTCAGGCGGTGATGCTGTTTCAGTCTAAGCATAATACAGAACCTGAACATATGACAATTGCAGCAGGTGGTGAAGTTTGTCTGAAGCCGAAATCTGAACTCAGGCAACAGTTTAAATTAAAAGATGAGCATGAGATTTTGCGGGTTAAAACCAGTGATTCGATGCCGGATAGTGATGAATAA
- a CDS encoding DUF2989 domain-containing protein produces MYKQFLKYLTIAGIPIIISGCLENRNDTDQLCKDNPGLRCEELNMHDGQCRLTRTNLVWHRRDVLRDPTDINKIEEYKLTQEYKKCLETAAQIQPINQAEIKNKRAMAYVNAGKSMEALEKELLKYNTAESLYFLWSQTGNKHARRQFLRMEGTPELDTARMQYALATFYIDKDREKTLKLLNRALQLSEPKTLNISILESLASLNRLLKHNEESYIWAIVGKEFGVPVASERDLKIIYGFPDEKFSQLDDIADQVTSAIKKKQYKPSLIAEAMNPPKPAEE; encoded by the coding sequence ATGTATAAACAATTTCTGAAATATCTGACCATTGCCGGCATCCCTATCATTATCAGCGGCTGCCTGGAAAACCGAAATGACACAGACCAACTGTGTAAAGACAATCCGGGATTGCGTTGTGAAGAACTCAATATGCATGACGGACAATGCCGTCTGACAAGAACGAATCTGGTCTGGCATCGCCGTGATGTCCTCAGAGATCCAACGGACATCAACAAAATAGAAGAATATAAACTGACACAGGAATACAAAAAGTGTCTTGAAACCGCGGCCCAGATTCAACCGATCAATCAAGCTGAAATAAAGAATAAACGGGCGATGGCTTATGTGAATGCCGGAAAAAGTATGGAGGCACTTGAAAAAGAGTTACTCAAATACAATACGGCAGAATCCTTATACTTCCTGTGGAGCCAGACCGGCAACAAACACGCCCGTCGCCAGTTTCTTCGTATGGAAGGGACGCCTGAGCTGGATACGGCAAGAATGCAATATGCACTGGCCACCTTTTATATTGATAAAGACCGGGAGAAAACACTCAAACTGTTAAACCGGGCACTACAGCTGAGTGAACCGAAAACCCTGAATATCAGTATCCTCGAATCACTTGCCAGCTTAAACCGGCTGCTAAAACACAATGAAGAGTCCTATATCTGGGCGATTGTCGGCAAAGAGTTCGGCGTTCCGGTTGCTTCAGAGCGGGATCTGAAAATTATTTACGGTTTTCCGGATGAAAAATTCAGCCAGCTTGATGACATCGCGGATCAGGTCACCAGTGCGATTAAGAAGAAACAGTATAAACCATCTCTGATTGCTGAGGCGATGAATCCGCCGAAACCCGCTGAAGAGTAA
- the msrB gene encoding peptide-methionine (R)-S-oxide reductase MsrB — MKKIDKPDEYWQEHLTDEQYHICRLRGTELPFSGTLLHHRESGNYLCTCCKTPLFSHQNKYDSGCGWPSFDAPLSADVIRYLPDDSHGMQRTEIRCAACDSHLGHVFEDGPAATTGERYCVNSVSLYFRGDSVS; from the coding sequence ATGAAAAAAATCGACAAACCGGATGAGTACTGGCAAGAACATCTGACCGATGAGCAGTATCATATTTGTCGTCTGCGGGGAACGGAGCTTCCGTTTTCCGGCACATTATTACACCACAGGGAATCTGGAAATTACCTGTGTACCTGTTGCAAAACGCCGCTGTTTTCTCATCAGAATAAGTATGATTCGGGATGTGGCTGGCCCAGCTTCGATGCGCCACTCTCCGCGGATGTCATTCGTTATTTACCGGATGACAGTCATGGGATGCAGCGAACAGAAATCCGCTGTGCCGCCTGTGACAGCCACCTCGGTCACGTTTTTGAAGATGGCCCGGCAGCAACCACGGGTGAACGTTACTGCGTGAACTCCGTTTCATTATATTTTCGGGGTGATTCGGTGTCATAA